A genomic window from Colletotrichum destructivum chromosome 7, complete sequence includes:
- a CDS encoding Putative FAD/NAD(P)-binding domain superfamily produces the protein MSSSLTTAKAPLTLYCSLFHTSKATCTCHESRSIRVIQPYSTSSTSTFVATIVRFEANTIHLTDGTVIVGVDTVIFVTGFFYTYPILSHVRPQPNGPEGHRVPGLYQHIFDLLNLNTIASVGVPNVSLTWMAWEKAAFLIAFH, from the coding sequence ATGTCCTCGTCGTTAACAACAGCGAAAGCGCCATTGACATTGTACTGCAGTCTCTTTCACACGTCAAAGGCGACGTGTACGTGTCACGAAAGTCGCAGCATCCGCGTTATTCAACCATATTCGACAAGCTCCACATCAACGTTTGTGGCAACGATTGTCCGTTTCGAGGCTAACACAATCCATTTGACGGACGGCACGGTAATTGTGGGAGTCGACACGGTTATCTTCGTCACGGGATTCTTTTACACGTACCCGATCCTCTCGCACGTGCGGCCACAGCCAAACGGCCCAGAAGGTCATCGGGTGCCAGGCTTGTACCAGCACATCTTTGACCTGCTCAACCTCAACACAATTGCATCCGTGGGTGTCCCCAACGTGTCACTGACCTGGATGGCGTGGGAGAAGGCGGCGTTCTTGATAGCCTTTCACTGA
- a CDS encoding Putative Cell wall mannoprotein, whose amino-acid sequence MLGSQVLIVALQAWAVTAGPVIVPRQKDVITGALGMVQSSLTKLDTAVNALTATDANSAVGVLNAAQSAQSSIEKATSKIEAADNLGLFGALGLQQTATDLVGQVQTTLGDLEKKKPVFDQLGVTSVVSDALQQQKAGSGQLGEMLLSKVPAIARPIAKKSTGQLTEAIDKAIATFKKPAAAKPPAAPAAPAAPAAPAAPAAAAAAAAAAAAV is encoded by the coding sequence ATGCTCGGGTCTCAGGTTCTTATCGTCGCCCTCCAGGCGTGGGCGGTCACCGCCGGCCCGGTCATCGTACCTCGCCAGAAGGACGTCATCACCGGCGCTCTCGGCATGGTCCAGTCCTCACTCACGAAGCTCGACACGGCCGTCAACGCCCTCACCGCGACGGATGCCaactcggccgtcggcgtcctcaaCGCCGCTCAGAGCGCGCAGTCCTCCAtcgagaaggcgacgagcaagatcgaggccgccgacaaCCTGGGCctcttcggcgccctcggcctccagCAGACGGCCACCGACCTTGTCGGCCAGGTCCAGACCAccctcggcgaccttgagaagaagaagcccgtctTCGACCAGCTCGGCGTCACCTCGGTCGTGTCGGAcgccctgcagcagcagaaggccggcagcggccagctcggcgagatGCTCCTCAGCAAGGTCCCGGCCATCGCGCGCCCCATTGCCAAGAAGAGTACTGGCCAGCTCACTGAGGCCATCGACAAAGCCATTGCGACGTTCAAGAAGCCTGCCGCTGCCAAGCCTCCCGCGGCTCCTGCGGCTCCTGCggctcctgctgctcctgctgctcctgctgctgctgccgccgccgccgccgccgccgctgcggtATAG
- a CDS encoding Putative NADH:flavin oxidoreductase/NADH oxidase, aldolase-type TIM barrel, whose product MTRVRLVDYSESDGESACEDDPGDADAPVALRPHPPEPQSENELAQIVIELQHQYTEEVEEVQRRQQDSERQLRVWKTQVEDRLQMQVNVMAAIIKVMFGVDAADPAIREYTQRGHGGAKPQVPPTSSPTVTGKRVPRQLRGPHDRARNPRKSTGRANHEEEIGAEQVIAVEVTEEPCEVDEDPTSAARKNGGLQQPLHTQAVPANPYDDPKYFSTLAVLSNDGTEQPVFRFHKHPETVEEQWAEFRYGLHGQPPVERLEELYRAKWRNSTYGRSWFTRRKAFWDKVKDMMTEGRTEHEALGVMSRLAEGGGIPSLIAQLCRERGHGSRPDRRIGRSRLPSKRRRRGDSCDEEGAINSGSGSDIEAVPGRSSPPRLRKRARALILARNWFFLDRFLSDNVNQRLDEYCGSLEYRSRFVLEVVGYQRIGVGLSPFSKSVQPSP is encoded by the exons ATGACACGGGTGAGACTTGTCGACTACTCCGAAAGCGACGGTGAAAGTGCCTGCGAAGACGACCCTGGGGATGCGGATGCACCAGTCGCTCTACGCCCACACCCTCCCGAGCCCCAGAGCGAAAACGAACTCGCCCAGATCGTTATCGAGCTGCAGCACCAGTACACGGAGGAGGTCGAAGAAGTCCAAAGACGACAGCAAGACTCCGAACGGCAGTTGAGAGTGTGGAAGACGCAGGTCGAAGATCGGCTGCAGATGCAGGTCAACGTCATGGCCGCGATCATCAAAGTGA TGTTTGGCGTCGATGCTGCTGACCCGGCAATACGGGAGTATACGCAGCGAGGGCATGGCGGTGCGAAACCACAGGTgccgccaacatcatcgCCGACCGT TACTGGCAAAAGGGTGCCCCGGCAACTTCGTGGACCCCACGATCGTGCGAGGAACCCCAGAAAGAGTACCGGCAGAGCTAATCACGAAGAAGAAATCGGAGCCGAGCAAGTAATAGCCGTGGAGGTCACCGAAGAGCCGTgcgaggtggacgaggatcCCACTTCCGCTGCCAGGAAGAACGGCGGTCTGCAACAGCCACTTCACACCCAAGCTGTGCCTGCCAATCCCTATGACGATCCCAAATATTTCAGTACACTAGCCGTCCTCAGCAACGACGGAACTGAACAGCCCGTATTCAGGTTCCACAAGCATCCTGAGACGGTGGAAGAACAGTGGGCCGAGTTCAGATACGGCCTTCACGGTCAGCCGCCCGTCGAACGTCTGGAGGAGCTGTACAGGGCCAAGTGGCGAAACAGCACCTATGGCCGATCTTGGTTCACTCGCCGGAAAGCATTCTGGGACAAGGTGAAGGACATGATGACCGAGGGGCGGACGGAGCATGAGGCATTGGGCGTGATGAGTCGGCtggcggaggggggaggcATCCCGAGTCTGATAGCGCAACTTTGTAGGGAGCGAGGGCACGGGTCACGTCCGGACAGGCGAATCGGCCGGTCTCGACTTCCGAGCAAAAGGAGACGGAGAGGTGATAGCTGCGACGAAGAGGGGGCCATCAACAGCGGGTCGGGGAGCGATATTGAAGCAGTCCCTGGTCGGTCGAGTCCCCCGAGGCTGCggaagagagcgagagctTTG ATTTTGGCACGCAACTGGTTCTTCCTGGACAGATTTCTCAGCGACAACGTGAACCAGAGGCTCGACGAGTACTGTGGCAGTCTCGAGTACCGAAGTCGCTTCgtgctcgaggtcgtcggctATCAACGCATTGGAGTCGGTCTGAGCCCCTTTTCAAAGTCAGTACAGCCGTCGCCATGA